One segment of Actinomyces sp. 432 DNA contains the following:
- a CDS encoding AGE family epimerase/isomerase, with product MGLGWFGAPEHNRWLAEETHALLRYARAAKVPAGFGWIGDDGAVDTSHPVELWITGRMTFAFSLGALLGIPGCRRYADHGVRALSKVMRDHEHGGWYSAVRHDLDADGHGVPVDADARKECYQHAFVLLAAAAATAANRPGAHELLRDAMEVQNRYWWDDSYGMPTESYAADFTAPEDYRGINAAMHTAEAYLATADVTGDITWLTRAVQIIDYAVNVQARSHDWRIPEHYDTRWKPRLDYNRDAPAHPFRPYGVTPGHGLEWSRLTVQARAALVARSLPTPDWMLDAAEQLFDQARTDGWRVDGGPGFVYTTDFDGRPIVHERMHWVICEGVSAAAAIRQALLDDGRGEIDVEHYEHCYRSWIDYAEEYLIRAPGVWTHELNQANEPSTRTWDGHPDIYHALQMTLAARVPVWPTVGQALSEGRLDQPSRPARAVESARGQSRRRGLFGRG from the coding sequence ATGGGACTGGGATGGTTCGGCGCCCCCGAGCACAACCGCTGGCTTGCCGAGGAGACGCACGCGCTACTGCGTTACGCGCGGGCGGCCAAGGTGCCCGCCGGCTTCGGCTGGATCGGGGACGACGGCGCAGTCGACACCAGCCACCCAGTCGAGCTGTGGATCACCGGCCGCATGACCTTCGCCTTCTCCCTGGGCGCCCTGCTGGGTATCCCCGGCTGCCGCCGCTATGCCGACCACGGAGTGCGCGCCCTCAGCAAGGTGATGCGGGACCATGAGCACGGCGGCTGGTACTCCGCGGTCCGCCACGATCTCGACGCCGACGGCCACGGCGTCCCGGTAGACGCGGATGCCCGCAAGGAGTGCTACCAGCACGCCTTTGTACTGCTGGCCGCCGCGGCTGCGACGGCCGCAAACCGGCCTGGCGCGCACGAACTGCTGCGCGACGCCATGGAGGTACAGAACCGCTACTGGTGGGATGACAGCTACGGGATGCCCACCGAGTCCTACGCCGCCGACTTCACCGCTCCCGAGGACTACCGCGGCATCAATGCCGCCATGCACACCGCGGAGGCATACCTGGCTACCGCGGACGTCACCGGAGACATCACCTGGCTGACCCGTGCCGTCCAGATCATCGACTACGCCGTCAACGTCCAGGCCCGCTCCCACGACTGGCGCATACCCGAGCACTACGACACCAGGTGGAAGCCCCGCCTGGATTACAACCGCGATGCGCCGGCCCACCCCTTCCGGCCCTACGGGGTCACCCCCGGCCACGGGCTGGAGTGGTCGCGCCTGACCGTGCAGGCTCGCGCCGCCCTGGTGGCCCGGTCCCTGCCCACGCCAGACTGGATGCTGGATGCGGCCGAGCAGCTCTTCGATCAGGCCCGCACCGACGGCTGGCGGGTGGACGGAGGCCCCGGCTTCGTCTACACCACAGACTTCGACGGGCGCCCGATTGTGCACGAGCGCATGCACTGGGTGATCTGTGAGGGCGTGTCCGCTGCCGCCGCCATCCGCCAGGCCCTGCTCGACGACGGCCGCGGCGAGATCGACGTCGAGCACTACGAGCACTGCTACCGCTCCTGGATCGACTACGCCGAGGAATACTTAATCAGGGCGCCCGGCGTGTGGACCCACGAGCTGAATCAGGCCAACGAGCCGTCCACCCGCACGTGGGATGGGCACCCGGACATCTACCACGCCCTCCAGATGACACTGGCCGCCCGCGTGCCCGTGTGGCCCACCGTGGGGCAGGCGCTGAGCGAAGGGCGCCTGGACCAGCCCTCCCGTCCCGCGCGTGCGGTTGAGTCGGCGCGAGGCCAGTCGCGGCGGCGGGGCCTGTTCGGTAGAGGATGA
- a CDS encoding GuaB1 family IMP dehydrogenase-related protein, with protein sequence MKFLNGMQPTFDLTYDDVFMVPSRSAVGSRTGVDLTTDDATGTTIPLVVSNMTAVAGKRMAETVARRGGIAIIPQDIPLDVVTDTVAQVKASHLVYDTPVTVKPHHTCGYALGLIPKRAHGAAVVVDPGTSAPIGMVDMRDVSGVDRFTQVRRVMSTELVTLPEGIDPREAFDRLKAARRALAPVVGADGGLVGLLTRSGAVRSTIYRPAVDAAGRLRVGAAIGMNGDPSRRAAELVAAGVDVIVVDTAHGHQDRMVEVVRAVRAALPDGFPIVAGNVVTAAGVRDLVDAGASIVKVGVGPGAMCTTRMQTGVGRPQFSAVLECSREAVRLGAHVWADGGVRHPRDVALALAAGASNVMIGSWFAGTHESPGDLQYDADGRAYKESFGMASARAVADRTEGEDAFDRARKGLFEEGISAGRMYLDPERPGVEDLIDSIVAGVRSSITYAGAASIPEFRERAIVGIQSASGYREGAPVPVSW encoded by the coding sequence GTGAAGTTCCTCAACGGCATGCAGCCCACCTTCGACCTGACGTACGACGACGTATTCATGGTCCCCTCCCGCTCCGCCGTGGGATCACGCACGGGCGTGGACCTGACCACCGACGACGCCACCGGCACCACCATCCCGCTGGTGGTATCCAACATGACCGCCGTCGCCGGCAAGCGCATGGCGGAGACCGTCGCCCGCCGCGGCGGCATCGCCATCATCCCCCAGGACATCCCGCTCGACGTCGTCACCGACACCGTCGCCCAGGTAAAGGCCTCCCACCTCGTCTACGACACCCCGGTGACGGTCAAGCCACACCACACCTGCGGCTACGCCCTGGGCCTGATCCCCAAGCGCGCCCACGGGGCCGCCGTCGTCGTCGACCCGGGTACCAGCGCCCCCATCGGCATGGTGGACATGCGCGACGTGAGCGGCGTGGACCGCTTCACCCAGGTGCGGCGGGTGATGAGCACCGAGCTCGTGACCCTGCCGGAGGGGATCGACCCGCGCGAGGCCTTTGACCGGCTCAAGGCTGCCCGCCGCGCCCTGGCGCCGGTGGTAGGGGCCGACGGTGGCCTAGTGGGCCTGCTCACCCGCTCCGGGGCCGTGCGCTCCACCATCTACCGGCCCGCCGTCGATGCCGCCGGCCGCCTGCGCGTGGGTGCCGCCATCGGCATGAACGGGGACCCCTCCCGCCGCGCGGCCGAACTCGTGGCGGCCGGGGTGGACGTGATCGTCGTCGACACCGCCCACGGCCACCAGGACCGCATGGTGGAGGTGGTGCGGGCCGTGCGCGCCGCCCTGCCCGACGGCTTCCCGATCGTTGCCGGCAACGTGGTCACCGCCGCCGGGGTGCGCGACCTGGTCGACGCCGGCGCCTCCATCGTCAAGGTGGGGGTGGGACCGGGCGCCATGTGCACCACCCGCATGCAGACCGGCGTGGGCCGCCCCCAGTTCTCCGCCGTACTGGAGTGCAGCCGGGAGGCGGTGCGGCTCGGCGCGCACGTGTGGGCCGACGGTGGGGTGCGTCACCCGCGCGACGTCGCCCTGGCGCTCGCGGCCGGCGCCTCCAACGTGATGATCGGCTCCTGGTTCGCCGGGACCCACGAGTCCCCGGGCGACCTGCAGTACGACGCCGACGGCCGCGCCTACAAGGAGAGCTTCGGCATGGCCTCGGCACGGGCGGTGGCGGACCGCACCGAGGGGGAGGACGCCTTCGACCGCGCCCGCAAGGGCTTGTTCGAGGAGGGCATCAGCGCCGGCCGCATGTACCTGGACCCCGAGCGCCCCGGCGTGGAGGACCTGATCGACTCGATCGTTGCGGGCGTGCGCAGCTCCATCACCTACGCCGGCGCCGCCTCCATTCCGGAGTTCCGCGAGCGGGCGATCGTCGGCATCCAGTCGGCCTCCGGCTACCGCGAGGGCGCCCCGGTGCCGGTCAGCTGGTAG
- a CDS encoding MalY/PatB family protein, producing MTIFAPTVVTDTDAGSVSTATANQSRHANSPTAVASSSADAATSAVAPDASDLAPHASASPFDVIHDRTGTASLKWDFAADRGRPETALPLWVADMDHPTAPCIVNALLWRVRHGIFGYTEPDAAYGATLTAWFARRYDWRIDPAWNVVTPGVVPALATAVRAFTEPGDAVVIEEPVYYPFREVVEQQGRVVAPAPLVRGADGVYRRDLDTLEAVLTSTGARLLLLCNPHNPVGRVWSRAELAALAEVAERHDVLVVSDEVHADLALPGYRTTPFASLSADAAARTVTCTSPSKSFNLAGLQVANILIADPELRDRFRTALGAVGYSQPNTLGLTACQAAYKSGDAWLDALRRHVEYARRHVIRRLERVPGIEVSPCEGTYLLWLDCTGLLEAAGLAADELDGFITREAGLWLDDGALFGAGGAGFTRLNIACPRATLDEALDRLEIAVHGLLASAAA from the coding sequence ATGACCATCTTCGCCCCCACCGTCGTCACGGACACCGACGCCGGGTCCGTCTCAACCGCAACAGCGAACCAATCCCGGCACGCCAACTCGCCCACAGCCGTGGCCTCATCGTCGGCCGACGCCGCGACTTCCGCCGTCGCCCCCGATGCCTCCGACCTCGCCCCGCACGCCTCCGCCTCGCCCTTCGACGTCATCCACGACCGCACCGGAACCGCCAGCCTCAAGTGGGACTTCGCCGCCGACCGCGGCCGCCCCGAAACCGCCCTGCCACTATGGGTAGCCGACATGGACCACCCCACCGCCCCCTGCATCGTCAACGCCCTGCTGTGGCGGGTGCGGCACGGCATCTTCGGTTACACCGAGCCCGACGCCGCCTATGGCGCCACCCTGACCGCCTGGTTCGCCCGCCGCTACGACTGGCGCATCGACCCGGCCTGGAACGTCGTCACCCCGGGTGTCGTTCCCGCGCTGGCGACGGCGGTGCGGGCCTTCACCGAGCCCGGCGACGCCGTCGTCATTGAGGAGCCCGTCTACTACCCGTTCCGGGAAGTCGTCGAGCAGCAGGGGCGCGTGGTGGCCCCAGCACCGCTGGTGCGCGGCGCCGACGGCGTCTACCGGCGCGACCTGGACACGCTGGAGGCCGTGCTCACGAGCACCGGCGCCCGCCTGCTGCTCCTGTGCAACCCGCACAACCCGGTGGGCCGGGTCTGGTCCCGCGCCGAGCTGGCGGCCCTGGCCGAGGTGGCCGAGCGCCACGACGTACTCGTGGTCTCTGACGAGGTGCACGCCGATCTCGCCCTGCCCGGGTACCGCACCACGCCCTTCGCCTCCCTGTCCGCCGACGCCGCCGCCCGCACCGTGACCTGCACCTCGCCGTCGAAGTCCTTCAACCTGGCCGGGCTGCAGGTGGCCAATATCCTCATAGCCGATCCCGAGCTGCGCGACCGCTTCCGCACAGCACTCGGCGCCGTCGGCTACTCCCAGCCGAACACGCTGGGGCTGACCGCCTGCCAGGCGGCCTACAAGTCCGGCGACGCCTGGCTCGACGCCCTGCGTCGGCATGTCGAGTATGCACGCCGCCACGTCATCCGCCGCCTCGAGCGGGTGCCCGGCATCGAGGTCTCCCCCTGCGAGGGCACCTACCTGCTGTGGCTGGACTGCACCGGGCTACTGGAAGCCGCGGGCCTGGCGGCGGATGAGCTGGACGGCTTCATCACGCGCGAGGCCGGCCTGTGGCTCGACGACGGCGCCCTGTTCGGCGCGGGCGGCGCCGGCTTCACCAGGCTGAATATCGCCTGCCCCAGGGCCACCCTGGATGAGGCGCTGGACCGTCTGGAGATCGCCGTGCACGGCCTGCTCGCCAGCGCCGCCGCCTGA
- a CDS encoding trans-sulfuration enzyme family protein, translating to MGTGTDPATGAITTPIHLSTAFGHPGLGASTGYDYTRTASPTRDVLQDALARLDGGAAAFALASGMAAVQLTVTTLAPYGSRIVALEDLYGGTYRYLSCLADDGAYEVDFVVGEEGLREALQRPAALVLIETPTNPMMTELDIARVAGWAHAVGALLAVDNTFYTPVICQPLELGADVAVYSATKYLAGHNDVMAGAVVVNDSALGERLQYQLNTTGATLGPFDAFLLLRGLKTLSLRMERHETNARKVADFLRADARVTRVLYPGRSGMVSFELADGVDVAAFLEGVRVFTFAESLGGVESLVTCPSVQTHADVPPDTRAAYGLTEQLLRLSVGIEDAADLTADLRQALDRASKQAA from the coding sequence GTGGGCACCGGCACCGACCCGGCCACCGGCGCCATCACGACGCCGATCCACCTGTCGACTGCCTTCGGGCACCCGGGCCTGGGTGCATCCACCGGCTACGACTACACGCGCACCGCTTCCCCCACCCGCGACGTCCTGCAGGACGCGCTGGCCCGGCTCGACGGCGGTGCAGCCGCCTTCGCCCTGGCTTCCGGCATGGCGGCGGTGCAGCTGACGGTCACCACGCTGGCACCGTACGGGTCGCGGATCGTTGCCCTGGAGGACCTGTACGGCGGCACCTACAGGTACTTGAGCTGCCTGGCCGACGACGGCGCCTACGAGGTGGACTTCGTGGTCGGCGAGGAGGGGCTGCGGGAGGCGCTGCAACGGCCGGCTGCGTTGGTGTTGATCGAGACCCCCACCAACCCGATGATGACCGAGCTGGACATTGCGCGGGTGGCCGGCTGGGCGCACGCGGTCGGCGCCCTGCTGGCGGTGGACAACACCTTCTACACGCCGGTGATCTGCCAGCCGCTGGAGCTGGGGGCGGACGTGGCCGTGTACTCGGCCACCAAGTACCTGGCCGGGCACAACGACGTCATGGCGGGCGCCGTCGTCGTAAATGACTCGGCGCTGGGTGAGCGACTCCAGTATCAGTTGAACACGACCGGGGCAACGCTGGGTCCATTTGACGCGTTCTTGCTGCTGCGGGGGCTGAAGACGCTGTCGCTGCGCATGGAGCGGCATGAGACCAACGCCCGGAAGGTGGCCGACTTCCTGCGCGCCGACGCCCGGGTGACGCGGGTGCTGTATCCAGGACGGTCCGGCATGGTTTCCTTCGAGCTGGCCGACGGCGTCGACGTGGCCGCGTTCCTGGAGGGGGTGCGGGTGTTCACCTTCGCCGAGTCGCTCGGCGGGGTGGAGTCGCTGGTGACGTGCCCGAGCGTGCAGACGCATGCGGATGTGCCCCCGGACACGCGCGCCGCCTACGGGCTGACGGAGCAGCTGCTGCGGTTGAGCGTCGGCATTGAGGACGCCGCTGATCTGACCGCCGACCTGCGGCAGGCGCTGGACCGGGCGAGCAAACAGGCGGCGTGA
- a CDS encoding TetR/AcrR family transcriptional regulator has protein sequence MSKSREQAEELIEAAGARLSARRAAVRRLIGVTPSERRAQTQALLLDAGRELIANKGIGGTSVGDICSRAGFTRGAFYSNFTDMDHFVQRLAEEQWEAIVNFVDDSVAGAMPVDLDSSAPESDAELASGLAELASRLLGAMPISREVFLLQHEFAAYIARTEDASGASPLREGYAAFRQHLVGVLVDGLASIGRECLLSPADTTELILATAVRSMRMGLSDGLDDASAGAAAEVGTHPEVPDLTAFLARTLPTLLARLSTPVTRASAS, from the coding sequence ATGAGCAAGAGCAGGGAGCAGGCCGAGGAGCTGATCGAGGCGGCGGGCGCGCGTTTGTCTGCCCGCCGGGCCGCGGTGCGTCGGCTCATCGGCGTCACCCCGTCCGAGCGGCGCGCGCAGACGCAGGCGCTACTGCTGGACGCCGGCCGCGAGCTCATTGCCAACAAGGGCATCGGCGGCACCTCGGTGGGCGACATCTGCTCCCGAGCCGGATTCACCCGCGGGGCCTTCTACTCCAACTTCACCGACATGGACCACTTCGTGCAGCGCCTGGCCGAGGAGCAGTGGGAGGCCATCGTCAACTTCGTCGACGATTCCGTGGCCGGGGCAATGCCGGTAGACCTGGACTCCTCCGCCCCGGAGAGTGACGCCGAGCTCGCCTCCGGGCTGGCGGAACTCGCCTCTCGGCTGCTTGGGGCGATGCCGATCTCGCGGGAGGTCTTCCTGCTGCAGCATGAGTTTGCCGCCTACATCGCGCGCACCGAGGACGCGTCCGGGGCCTCCCCCCTACGCGAGGGCTACGCCGCCTTCCGGCAGCACCTGGTCGGAGTGCTAGTCGATGGGCTGGCCTCGATCGGCCGCGAGTGCCTGCTCAGCCCTGCGGACACCACCGAGCTCATCCTCGCCACCGCCGTGCGGTCAATGCGTATGGGGCTGTCAGACGGGCTCGATGATGCCTCAGCGGGAGCGGCTGCTGAGGTCGGCACCCATCCTGAAGTACCGGACCTGACTGCCTTCCTAGCACGGACTCTGCCAACGCTGCTGGCCCGCCTGTCAACGCCAGTTACCCGCGCCAGCGCCTCCTAG
- a CDS encoding S8 family serine peptidase has translation MRHRPRSKHPEHRTRRPLTVAAAALAAVALLAPAAAAPTADGSLAASPAVPTIPDPGSAGTKITRDITLPDGTDAEAIENRWFVELASPAVAAGGDAAAVAAEQDQLAAAIRDAGIDAAVTTAYGELWNGVALTIDDADIDSLAQLDEVVSIQPVVRIPEPAEQYTADSRSQAEQAEGMLTPQMTTALDLTGADLTHTELGYTGAGVKIGIIDSGVDYDHTEFGGTGAPGAEAAEGDGSTSFPNAKVTVGYDFVGDAYGDPTTAAKDMQAAYKPVPDAYPDDCSGHGTHVAGIAAARGTAGTAEVTGVAPDAQIGAYRVFGCQGSSDAEVMAAAMQQAAADGMDVINLSVSADYMVVTDYPITASAEALAAQGVIITASQGNAGEAGVWSLSAPAAAPHVLAAGSVDNTIALSHYLTASSDSAGTSRQFLYAVAEGTSASPQRDDDVHYPLVASGDLAADGGDEATDPSLLCQAAEAEAFAGKIVLVRRGGCDFYTKAANAQAAGAVGVVFDNSAPGQLGVSLTSSDGSAISIPAVAIDQASGDALRAELRDDSQLTFAEEPAEFNISTGGKVSAFSSWGLNTDLGLKPDVVTPGGYIWSTWPLEDGGYRSSSGTSMASPYLAGAVALILQAHPETRQASGTGPVDEVAWRLRSTATPLAWSGADDAATLEPVAHQGAGLIDVDAAIRATTAVSASVLNLGESEHYPDGNTQEVTLTNRADTAVTYALSHTDAVTVTGPASAPERGTSSPATVSTDGSTITVPAAGTATVAVTITAPADAADGDLYGGWLELTPEDGAQGQAIRIPYSGVAGNLAAAQVFGDATAIVDLDGNAVNTGRYVFGDSTRTAEGAYEDLPAVLVEPLIPFRGAVMEVSRVYNDGTVSFLGPADYDTSWRVRGRNIAFVWSGGYYDADGSYQQAPTGDYQLTIRVCPIGGDGTQASDWAAWTSPEISIDWKTADYLPQSSLAVTAPDTAASAVDDNIFTTATAQAAESGYVIDLGDTYDVTKVHYTPDQETSATHATSLDAQVSQDGENWEPVGMVEIDPTRWAPAVLELDQAVRARYVRVDVANTRSGEENGVSVAELRVAGNKSPAAPGAASSTGPGAGTGADPSGTHSGAVAPTGGAAAPSSSGAGAQPSASAPSSPAETQAAHQGSGAGQAAAAGIGSQSLARTGAYTAFGLVALALVLVGSAMLWLRRHYRL, from the coding sequence GTGCGCCACCGCCCGCGATCCAAACACCCTGAACACCGCACCCGCCGCCCGCTGACTGTGGCGGCTGCCGCCCTGGCGGCAGTGGCCCTACTCGCCCCGGCAGCAGCCGCCCCCACCGCGGACGGCTCCCTTGCCGCCAGCCCCGCAGTCCCCACGATTCCCGACCCGGGCTCCGCCGGCACCAAGATCACTCGTGACATCACCCTGCCGGACGGGACCGATGCCGAAGCCATCGAGAACCGCTGGTTCGTCGAGCTGGCCTCGCCGGCCGTCGCCGCCGGGGGAGACGCAGCGGCCGTAGCCGCCGAGCAGGACCAGCTGGCCGCGGCCATCCGCGACGCGGGTATTGATGCCGCAGTCACCACCGCATACGGAGAACTGTGGAACGGAGTCGCCCTCACCATTGACGACGCCGACATCGACTCCCTGGCCCAGCTGGACGAGGTGGTCTCTATTCAGCCCGTGGTCCGCATCCCGGAGCCTGCTGAGCAGTACACCGCCGACTCCCGCAGCCAGGCCGAGCAGGCTGAGGGGATGCTAACCCCCCAGATGACAACAGCCCTGGACCTGACCGGCGCCGACCTCACCCACACTGAGCTCGGCTACACCGGCGCGGGCGTCAAGATCGGCATCATCGACTCCGGCGTGGACTACGACCACACCGAGTTCGGTGGCACCGGCGCTCCCGGCGCCGAGGCCGCTGAGGGGGACGGCTCCACCAGCTTCCCCAACGCCAAGGTCACCGTCGGCTACGACTTCGTCGGTGACGCCTACGGCGACCCGACCACCGCGGCCAAGGACATGCAGGCCGCCTACAAGCCCGTACCGGACGCCTACCCCGACGACTGCTCCGGCCACGGCACCCACGTAGCGGGAATCGCCGCCGCCCGGGGGACGGCCGGCACCGCAGAGGTCACCGGCGTCGCCCCCGACGCGCAGATCGGCGCCTACCGGGTCTTCGGCTGCCAGGGCAGCTCCGACGCCGAGGTCATGGCTGCCGCGATGCAGCAGGCCGCAGCCGACGGCATGGACGTCATCAACCTGTCCGTCAGCGCCGACTACATGGTCGTCACCGACTACCCCATCACCGCCTCCGCGGAGGCGCTTGCCGCCCAGGGCGTCATCATCACCGCATCCCAGGGCAACGCCGGCGAGGCAGGCGTGTGGAGCCTGAGCGCCCCCGCCGCTGCCCCCCATGTGCTGGCCGCCGGCAGCGTAGACAACACCATCGCGCTCAGCCACTACCTGACCGCCTCCTCCGACTCCGCCGGCACCAGCCGGCAGTTCCTCTACGCAGTCGCCGAGGGCACATCCGCATCCCCCCAGCGCGACGATGACGTCCACTACCCGCTCGTCGCCTCCGGGGACCTGGCGGCAGACGGCGGTGACGAGGCCACCGACCCCTCCCTGCTGTGCCAAGCCGCAGAGGCTGAGGCCTTCGCCGGGAAGATCGTGCTGGTGCGCCGCGGCGGCTGTGACTTCTACACCAAGGCCGCCAACGCGCAGGCCGCCGGCGCCGTCGGCGTAGTGTTCGACAACTCCGCGCCCGGTCAGCTCGGCGTCAGCCTGACCAGCAGCGACGGCAGTGCCATCTCCATTCCCGCCGTCGCCATTGACCAGGCATCCGGGGACGCACTGCGCGCCGAGCTGCGTGACGACTCACAGCTCACCTTCGCCGAGGAGCCTGCGGAATTCAACATCTCCACCGGTGGCAAGGTGTCCGCCTTCTCCTCCTGGGGGCTGAACACCGACCTCGGCCTGAAGCCTGACGTCGTCACCCCAGGCGGCTACATCTGGTCCACCTGGCCGCTGGAGGACGGCGGCTACCGCTCCTCATCCGGCACCTCGATGGCCTCCCCCTACCTGGCCGGCGCGGTGGCCCTCATCCTGCAGGCGCACCCCGAGACCCGCCAGGCCTCCGGTACCGGACCCGTGGACGAGGTCGCCTGGCGGCTGCGCTCCACCGCCACCCCACTGGCCTGGTCTGGGGCCGACGACGCCGCCACGCTAGAGCCCGTCGCGCACCAGGGTGCCGGGCTGATCGACGTCGACGCCGCCATCCGGGCCACCACCGCCGTCAGCGCCTCCGTCCTCAATCTCGGTGAGTCCGAGCACTACCCCGACGGCAACACCCAGGAGGTCACCCTGACCAACCGGGCGGACACAGCCGTCACCTACGCCCTGTCACACACCGACGCCGTCACGGTCACCGGGCCCGCCTCCGCGCCTGAGCGGGGAACCAGTAGCCCGGCGACCGTCTCCACCGACGGCTCCACGATCACGGTGCCGGCCGCAGGCACGGCCACCGTGGCCGTCACGATCACCGCCCCCGCGGACGCCGCCGACGGCGACCTGTACGGTGGCTGGCTTGAGCTCACGCCCGAGGACGGCGCCCAGGGACAAGCCATCCGCATCCCCTACTCCGGGGTGGCCGGCAACCTCGCCGCCGCACAGGTCTTCGGTGACGCCACCGCGATCGTTGACCTGGACGGCAACGCGGTGAACACCGGCCGCTACGTGTTCGGCGACTCCACCCGTACCGCCGAGGGCGCGTACGAGGACCTCCCAGCCGTGCTTGTTGAGCCGCTGATCCCCTTCCGGGGCGCTGTTATGGAGGTCTCCCGGGTATACAACGACGGCACGGTCTCCTTCCTCGGCCCGGCCGACTACGACACCAGCTGGCGCGTGCGCGGGCGCAACATCGCCTTCGTCTGGTCCGGCGGCTACTACGACGCCGACGGCAGCTACCAGCAGGCCCCCACCGGCGACTACCAGCTGACCATCCGCGTGTGCCCGATCGGCGGAGACGGCACACAGGCCTCCGACTGGGCGGCCTGGACCTCCCCGGAGATCTCCATCGACTGGAAGACCGCCGACTACCTGCCCCAGTCCTCCCTGGCGGTAACCGCGCCCGATACGGCCGCTTCCGCCGTGGATGACAACATCTTCACCACCGCCACCGCCCAGGCCGCAGAATCCGGCTATGTGATCGACCTAGGCGATACCTACGACGTGACCAAGGTTCACTACACCCCCGACCAGGAGACAAGCGCCACCCACGCCACGAGCCTGGACGCGCAGGTGTCCCAGGACGGTGAGAACTGGGAACCGGTCGGCATGGTTGAGATCGACCCCACCCGCTGGGCCCCCGCGGTCCTGGAGCTCGACCAGGCGGTACGCGCGCGCTATGTGCGTGTGGACGTGGCCAACACCCGGTCGGGGGAGGAGAACGGCGTTAGTGTCGCCGAGCTGCGCGTCGCCGGCAACAAGTCCCCGGCGGCGCCGGGCGCCGCTTCCAGCACAGGCCCCGGTGCCGGCACGGGGGCGGATCCGAGTGGAACCCACTCCGGGGCGGTCGCCCCGACGGGTGGGGCCGCTGCGCCGTCGTCATCGGGGGCGGGAGCACAACCGTCGGCGAGCGCGCCGAGCAGTCCCGCTGAAACGCAGGCAGCTCACCAGGGGAGTGGTGCGGGGCAGGCAGCGGCGGCAGGGATCGGTAGCCAGTCGCTGGCCCGTACGGGCGCGTATACCGCCTTCGGCCTGGTGGCCCTGGCCCTGGTGCTGGTCGGCTCCGCCATGCTGTGGCTGCGCCGTCACTACCGGCTCTGA
- the aqpZ gene encoding aquaporin Z, with protein sequence MAPLSKRLGAEFIGTFWLVFAGCGSAVLAATAITDSNFPVGIGYLGVALAFGLAVTTMAYAVGAISGGHFNPAVTLGLAVAGRFAWKDLLPYWCIQVVGGLVGGGVLYAIASGSSSFDVAANGFAANGYGDHSPHGYGLAAGFICELVMTAIFLIVILGSTDSRAPKGFAPLAIGATLTLILLVSIPVTNASVNPARSIAVAFEAGNGAPGQLWLFIVAPLLGAAIAGFCYAFLVGKDPEQDA encoded by the coding sequence ATGGCACCCCTGTCCAAGCGCCTCGGCGCCGAGTTCATCGGCACCTTCTGGCTCGTCTTCGCCGGCTGCGGTTCCGCAGTACTCGCCGCCACCGCCATCACTGACAGCAACTTCCCCGTAGGCATCGGCTACCTCGGCGTGGCCCTGGCCTTCGGCCTGGCCGTGACCACCATGGCCTACGCCGTCGGCGCCATCTCCGGCGGCCACTTCAACCCCGCCGTCACCCTCGGCCTGGCCGTCGCCGGCCGCTTCGCCTGGAAGGACCTGCTGCCCTACTGGTGCATCCAGGTGGTGGGCGGCCTGGTGGGCGGCGGCGTCCTGTACGCCATCGCCTCCGGCTCCAGCAGCTTCGACGTGGCCGCCAACGGCTTCGCGGCCAACGGCTACGGCGACCACTCCCCGCACGGCTACGGCCTGGCCGCCGGCTTCATCTGCGAGCTGGTCATGACCGCGATCTTCCTGATCGTCATCCTCGGCTCCACCGACTCCCGCGCCCCCAAGGGCTTCGCCCCGCTGGCCATCGGCGCCACCCTGACCCTCATCCTGCTGGTCTCCATCCCGGTCACCAACGCCTCCGTCAACCCGGCCCGCTCCATCGCCGTCGCCTTCGAGGCCGGCAACGGCGCCCCCGGGCAGCTGTGGCTGTTCATCGTCGCCCCGCTCCTGGGCGCAGCCATCGCCGGCTTCTGCTACGCCTTCCTGGTAGGTAAGGACCCCGAGCAGGACGCCTGA